The following nucleotide sequence is from Bacteroidetes Order II. bacterium.
AGCAATGATGGGACAAATTTTTGTAACCCGCGCCCTCAGTTTGGGCAATCCGGCGGTGGTTGGCCCCATCAATTATCTTCAAATTCCATTTGCCATCCTATTTGGCTTGTTCATGGGAGACGCTTTTCCGGATGAATTGACACTTTTTGGCATTGGTTTGATTGTCTTCAGCGGCATTCTGATTACAGCGCATACTTTTTCGATTCCCAAGATGCCATAAGCCATAAAAAAACACCGCCCAAAACCGAAGTCTCAGACGGTGTTTATCACCCTTTTCCATTATTACCAAACATTTTTAAGAATCAGTTTTTGGCCTTATTGGCTTCTACGGTGATGGTAAATTCAGTTTCCGCATACTCGCCGTCGTTGTCTTCGGCAGAGACACGCACCCTTGCGGACCCCGGAACACCTGCCACCACGTACAAAAAACCATTCCGGACATAAGCATCAGCCACTGAATTATTTGTACTACGTGCATCGTAATACAATGTGCCGCCACCTGTATGAACGAAAACTTTAGGATTGGCGATCAAATCCCGGCTCCAAGCTTCGGCGCGTCCAAGAACGATATTGGGGATTTGATAGTTCACCACCGGATAACCATTGTCGTAAAATGACTGATCGCATGCTGAAAATGAAAGCGAGATCAGTACCACAAAGGTAGAAAAAGTGAGGGGGCGAAATACGTTTTTCATGGGAGAAACTCCAGTTTTGCTTCAAGATTGATGTCGGAGGATGGATTTATTTTTTCTTATTGCGAGTACTGTGCCAAAAATGAAACAGGGCCTAAAAGACCCCATTTAGGCCCCATACATTGGCCCACTTGTCTAATCTATCACGCGACCTGTCCATTATTATATACGCAATAACTGTTTTGTTATTCTGCTGTCATATAAAGTGTGGGGAGGCCCGTAATCTCAGCTTCAAGCACATCCCCTTTCCGAATAGCCCCAACGCCTTCCGGGGTTCCGGTATAGATCAAGTCGCCGGGTTCCAAGGTAAAGATGGTAGAAGCATAAGCCACCAGCCTTGCAACCGAAAAGATCATGTCTGCGGTATGACCTTTTTGTCGTACTTCGCCATTGATCTTTAACGAGATAAACAGGTCTTGCGCATCAGGCACCATATGGGCCGCCACAAAATCACCGATGGGGGCAAAAGTATCAAACCCCTTTGCCACCGACCAAGGAGCACCCGCTTTTTTGGCCCGCGCCTGAAGGTCACGCGCGGTCATGTCTAAACCTACGGCATATCCAGACACATGCGCGAAGGCATCGCCTACTGGAATATTTTTCCCACCCTTTAAGAGCGCCACCACCAACTCAACTTCGTGATGCACTTCCTGTGATTGTGCAGGAATAATGATTTGTCCCCCACTGCCAACCAAACTGGTAGCAGGTTTTAGGAAAATCATGGGTTCTGTTGGTACGGCACTTTGCATTTCTTTTGCATGTTCGGCGTAATTGCGTCCGATACAAATCAGTTTTCCGGGACGGATGGATTCCGAAAAGCCGGGAAGATTAATCTTCATGAGATTCTCCATTTAGGTTATTGAACAACTTTTACGAATACTGTATCTTAATGAGCTATAAAATTCGCGTTTCACCTGGCGGGCAGACGAAACAAAATACGTTTCTAACGCTCCCGCGCTAAACAAGGTTTAAAAAATATGTACGCAATCGTAGAAATTGCCGGAAAACAGTATAAGGTCCAAGAAGGTCTTAAATTGTATGTTCCGAAAATGACGGCTGAGCCTGGAGATGCCGTTTCGTTTGATCAGGTTTTGTTGGTATCGAGTGAGGCAGGTGTACAAGTAGGGACTCCTACTGTCGCAGGGGCCTCGGTTTCCGCTGAAGTCGTCACCCATGTTCGGGCAGACAAAGTAATTGTATTCAAGAAAAAACGTCGTAAAGGGTATCGGGTTAAAAATGGCCATCGTCAGCCATATACCCAAATTGCCATTCAGGCAGTTACTGTATAACCCGGTCTTCTTCTCAATTTTTAAATCAGGACTTGATCATGGCACACAAAAAAGGTGTAGGTTCATCCAAAAACGGCCGCGATTCCAACCCCAAGATGTTGGGCGTTAAGGCATTTGGCGGTCAGTTTGTAACCGCAGGCAGCATTATTGTCCGTCAACGTGGCACCAAATTCCATCCCGGTTCTAATGTGATGCGAGGAGGCGATGATACGCTTTTTGCCACTTCGCATGGCACAGTACGCTTCACCATGGGTCAAAAGAACCGCAAGTTTGTTCATATTGATCCGATTGCCGAAGAAGCCACTGCATAATGGCCCCTTCTGAGATGATAACGCCTGTCCAATCTTGGATGGGCTTTTTTTTTACCGAACACCACGCTGATTATTTTGAACTTTGGGTAGTGCATAGCTGTGATGCCTTCACTGGCTTTTGAATGCCATGGCAGCAAAAACAATTTATCTGTGTCCTGATATGAGGCCACCTTGTAGTTCCAAACAGAATACTCCATCTTTGGCTACGGAATTTTTGTAAAAAGCGGTTTTCTCGTTGTATTTTCTGGGTGATTCCTTGCTCAAACCATCCAATTCCCACATGAAGTACACGCTCTTTTGGTGCATGATTGCATTGGCCCAGACGGCGAGCGCCCAACGCCTGCCCTACCCCGAAACCCGCAAAGCAACACAAATGGATGATTATCATGGCACGATGGTGTCGGATCCCTACCGCTGGTTAGAAGATGACCATGCAACCGAGACGGTCGCATGGGTAGAAGCTCAAAATCGGGTCACGTTCGATTGGCTCGGCAAAATTCCCGTCCGGGAGACAATTAGGACACGGCTTACCACTCTGTGGAACTACCCACGCTTTTCCGTGCCGTTTATGGAAGGCGGGAAGTATTTTTACGCCCATAATACCGGCCTCCAAAACCAATCCGAGTGGTTTGTACAAGATCGTTTAGATGGCCCAGCACGTAGCCTGATCAACCCCAACGATCTTTCGGTGGATGGAACGGTTGCCCTCAACTTTATTGCCCCCAGCCGCAATGCACAACTCGTGGCCTATTCCACCAGCAAGAGTGGCTCCGACTGGCAGACCATCCGTGTACGGGATGTATCTAACGGAAAAGACCTACCAGATCTAATAGAGTGGGTCAAGTTTAGTGGTATTTCTTGGGCAAAAAATAACACCGGATTCTATTATAGCCGTTACGACCGTCCACCCGAAGGAAGTGCCCTCCAAGCTGTCAATAGCAACCAAAAAGTCTATTTCCATAAAATGGGTACGCCGCAAAGTGATGACGTCTTGGTATATAGCCGCCCCGATAAGCCTTTTTGGGGCTTTGGTGCAACCGCAACCGACGACGGCAAGTTT
It contains:
- a CDS encoding fumarylacetoacetate hydrolase family protein; translation: MKINLPGFSESIRPGKLICIGRNYAEHAKEMQSAVPTEPMIFLKPATSLVGSGGQIIIPAQSQEVHHEVELVVALLKGGKNIPVGDAFAHVSGYAVGLDMTARDLQARAKKAGAPWSVAKGFDTFAPIGDFVAAHMVPDAQDLFISLKINGEVRQKGHTADMIFSVARLVAYASTIFTLEPGDLIYTGTPEGVGAIRKGDVLEAEITGLPTLYMTAE
- the rplU gene encoding 50S ribosomal protein L21; protein product: MYAIVEIAGKQYKVQEGLKLYVPKMTAEPGDAVSFDQVLLVSSEAGVQVGTPTVAGASVSAEVVTHVRADKVIVFKKKRRKGYRVKNGHRQPYTQIAIQAVTV
- the rpmA gene encoding 50S ribosomal protein L27, producing the protein MAHKKGVGSSKNGRDSNPKMLGVKAFGGQFVTAGSIIVRQRGTKFHPGSNVMRGGDDTLFATSHGTVRFTMGQKNRKFVHIDPIAEEATA